The following proteins are encoded in a genomic region of Brachypodium distachyon strain Bd21 chromosome 1, Brachypodium_distachyon_v3.0, whole genome shotgun sequence:
- the LOC100836691 gene encoding probable xyloglucan glycosyltransferase 9, with product MAPWTGLWGGRAGGEAYRGTPVVVKMDNPNWSISEISSPEDDDEEFLAAAGAGGGRRKGGRGKNAKQITWVLLLKAHRAAGCLASLASAAVALGAAARRRVADGRTDADADAGAVVAAGESPVLRSSFYAFIRAFLVLSMLLLAVELAAHLNGWNLAASALSIPIIGVESLYGSWLRFRAAYLAPLLQFLTDACVVLFLIQSADRLIQCLGCFYIKVKRIKPQLKSTALPDAEDPDAGYYPMVLVQIPMCNEKEVYQQSIAAVCNLDWPRSNFLVQVLDDSDDPTTQSLIREEVARWQQTGARILYRHRVLRDGYKAGNLKSAMSCSYVKDYEFVAIFDADFQPNPDFLKRTVPHFKDNDELGLVQARWSFVNKDENLLTRLQNINLCFHFEVEQQVNGIFLNFFGFNGTAGVWRIKALEDSGGWLERTTVEDMDIAVRAHLHGWKFIYLNDVECQCELPESYEAYRKQQHRWHSGPMQLFRLCIPDIIKSQISVWKKANLIFLFFLLRKLILPFYSFTLFCIILPMTMFVPEAELPDWVVCYIPALMSLLNILPSPKSFPFIIPYLLFENTMSVTKFNAMISGLFQLGSAYEWVVTKKSGRSSEGDLIALAVTPKELRHQKTGSAPDFDAIIKEQSGLKKDTKKKHNRIYKKELVLSLLLLTAAARSLLTKQGIHFYFLLFQGISFLLVGLDLIGEQVE from the exons ATGGCGCCGTGGACCGGCTTATGGGGCGGtagggccggcggcgaggcctaCCGGGGCACGCCGGTGGTGGTCAAGATGGACAACCCCAACTGGTCCATCTCCGAGATCTCCTCgccggaggacgacgacgaggagttcttggccgccgccggcgccggcggagggcggcgCAAGGGCGGCCGCGGGAAGAACGCCAAGCAGATCACGTGGGTGCTTCTGCTCAAGgcgcaccgcgccgccggctgccTGGCGTCGCTGGCCTCTGCGGCCGTGGCGctgggcgccgccgcgaggcGCCGCGTGGCCGACGGGCGcaccgatgccgatgccgatgccggtgCGGTGGTCGCGGCGGGCGAGAGCCCCGTGCTGCGCTCCAGCTTCTACGCCTTCATCAGGGCCTTCCTCGTCCTCTCCATGCTCCTCCTAGCGGTCGAGCTGGCCGCGCATTTGAACGGATGGAACCTTGCCGCCTCGGCCCTCTCCATCCCCATTATCGGCGTCGAGTCGCTCTACGGCTCTTGGCTGCGCTTCCGCGCCGCCTAcctcgcgccgctgctccaGTTCCTCACCGACGCGTGCGTCGTGCTCTTCCTCATCCAGAGCGCCGACCGCCTCATCCAGTGCCTGGGCTGCTTCTACATAAAAGTGAAGCGCATTAAGCCCCAGCTCAAGTCCACGGCGTTGCCGGACGCCGAGGACCCTGACGCCGGCTACTACCCCATGGTGCTCGTCCAGATACCAATGTGCAACGAGAAAGAG GTGTATCAGCAGTCAATTGCGGCCGTATGCAACCTTGATTGGCCGAGGTCCAACTTCTTGGTTCAGGTGTTGGATGACTCCGACGACCCAACGACACAATCACTGATCAGAGAGGAGGTCGCAAGGTGGCAGCAGACCGGGGCTCGGATTTTGTATAGGCACCGTGTGCTCAGAGACGGATACAAGGCTGGGAACCTCAAGTCAGCAATGAGCTGCAGCTACGTAAAAGATTACGAATTTGTTGCCATCTTTGATGCTGACTTCCAACCAAACCCGGACTTCTTGAAGCGCACCGTGCCACATTTCAAG GATAATGATGAATTGGGGCTGGTGCAAGCAAGATGGTCGTTTGTAAATAAGGATGAGAACCTTTTGACTCGATTGCAGAACATCAATCTCTGCTTCCACTTTGAGGTGGAACAGCAGGTAAATGGCATATTCTTAAACTTCTTTGGCTTCAATGGCACTGCCGGGGTTTGGAGGATCAAGGCATTGGAGGACTCGGGCGGGTGGTTGGAGCGGACAACGGTTGAGGACATGGACATTGCAGTTCGCGCACACCTCCATGGCTGGAAGTTCATCTATCTGAATGACGTCGAG TGCCAATGTGAACTACCAGAATCATATGAGGCTTACaggaagcagcagcaccggTGGCATTCAGGTCCAATGCAGCTATTCAGGCTTTGCATACCAGACATCATCAAATCCCAG ATATCGGTTTGGAAGAAAGCCAACTTgatcttccttttcttccttctccgaAAGCTCATACTACCATTCTACTCCTTCACATTATTCTGCATCATCCTCCCGATGACAATGTTTGTGCCTGAAGCGGAGCTCCCTGACTGGGTCGTATGCTACATTCCTGCCCTGATGTCCCTACTCAACATCCTTCCTTCTCCGAAGTCATTCCCTTTCATCATCCCATACCTACTCTTTGAGAACACCATGTCCGTGACGAAGTTCAACGCAATGATCTCCGGTCTGTTCCAGTTAGGTAGTGCCTACGAGTGGGTGGTGACCAAGAAATCAGGCCGATCATCAGAGGGTGACCTCATTGCTTTGGCTGTTACGCCCAAGGAGCTGAGACACCAGAAGACCGGGTCCGCCCCTGATTTCGACGCGATCATCAAGGAGCAATCAGGTTTGAAGAAAGACACCAAGAAGAAGCACAACCGGATATACAAGAAGGAGCTTGTCCTGTCATTGCTTCTCCTAACGGCTGCTGCCCGTAGCCTGCTCACGAAACAAGGCATACACTTCTACTTCCTCCTGTTCCAGGGCATCTCCTTCTTGTTAGTAGGCCTCGACCTCATAGGCGAGCAGGTTGAGTAA